The following proteins are co-located in the Carassius carassius chromosome 39, fCarCar2.1, whole genome shotgun sequence genome:
- the LOC132120922 gene encoding tryptase-like, translated as MGFCSKINPQDDVSSALICGRTPVTTSSRIVGGQNSSAGRRPWQASLLRLSRHICGGSLINKEWVLSAAHCVHGYPTIDFTVVLGQQTQEGFNPNQIFRYVRLIIKHPNYNFTNDNDIALVKLRSPITFTDYIRPVCLAAHNSVFNSGTDSWVTGWGNIGEGVPLPSSNILQEVKVPVIGNRQCNCLYGVGNITDNMICAGNDSCQGDSGGPMVSRQSSVWVQSGIVSFGTGCARPELPGVYTRVSRYQEWISSFVCSDPPGFVQFTSTGADPDYSYSCPGLPPPPTTTT; from the exons ATGG GATTCTGTAGCAAAATTAATCCCCAAG ATGATGTTTCTAGTGCTCTGATATGTGGAAGAACCCCAGTTACCACCAGCAGCAGGATAGTAGGAGGTCAGAACTCTTCAGCTGGACGCCGGCCCTGGCAGGCTAGTCTCCTTCGGTTAAGCAGGCACATCTGTGGAGGTTCTCTCATCAACAAAGAGTGGGTGCTGTCTGCTGCCCACTGCGTTCATGG GTATCCCACCATTGATTTCACTGTAGTTTTGGGGCAACAGACCCAGGAAGGCTTCAACCCCAATCAAATATTCAGATATGTGAGGTTAATCATCAAACATCCCAATTACAATTTTACGAATGACAACGATATCGCTCTTGTCAAATTGAGGTCACCCATCACCTTCACGGACTACATCCGACCTGTGTGTCTAGCAGCTCATAACAGTGTGTTCAACAGCGGCACAGACAGCTGGGTCACTGGATGGGGAAACATTGGTGAAGGGG TACCCCTTCCATCCTCTAATATTCTACAGGAAGTGAAGGTTCCTGTAATTGGTAACAGACAGTGCAACTGTCTCTATGGAGTTGGAAATATAACAGACAACATGATCTGTGCTGGCAATGACTCATGTCAG GGGGATTCAGGAGGTCCGATGGTGAGCAGACAGAGCTCTGTATGGGTTCAGTCCGGTATCGTTAGCTTTGGGACTGGCTGTGCTCGACCTGAACTTCCCGGTGTTTACACCAGAGTATCACGTTATCAGGAATGGATCAGCTCCTTTGTGTGCAGCGATCCTCCAGGTTTTGTGCAGTTTACCTCCACTGGAGCTGATCCTGACTACAGTTACAGCTGTCCtggtcttcctcctcctcctactactactact